The following are encoded in a window of Amycolatopsis lexingtonensis genomic DNA:
- the recF gene encoding DNA replication/repair protein RecF (All proteins in this family for which functions are known are DNA-binding proteins that assist the filamentation of RecA onto DNA for the initiation of recombination or recombinational repair.): MHLRHLQVTDFRSWPQADLALDPGPTVLVGQNGRGKTNLLEAIGYVATLGSHRVATDAPLIRHGCERALVRVAVVNDDRELTVELEITAGRANRARVNRGAVGRPRDVLGILRTVLFSPEDLALVRGDPGERRRFLDELLVLRAPRYAGVRADYEKVLKQRNALLKTAGKRRTGREDPYALSTLEVWDDHLSVAGAELLAARLNLVADLGPHAAAAYMGVAPDSRPAKIAYRSSLGAALPETYGVPDGERAQPDVLKDVLLKALGEARKAELERGISLVGPHRDELELILGEAPAKGYASHGESWSFALALRLGSYELLRGEAGEPVLLLDDVFAELDRKRRARLAEVAASAEQVLVTAAVDEDVPSELAGGRFVVADGEITRG, encoded by the coding sequence GTGCATCTGCGTCACCTGCAGGTCACCGACTTCCGCTCCTGGCCGCAGGCCGATCTCGCGCTCGACCCGGGGCCGACCGTGCTGGTCGGCCAGAACGGTCGCGGCAAGACCAACCTGCTCGAGGCGATCGGGTACGTCGCGACGCTGGGCTCGCACCGCGTCGCGACGGACGCGCCGCTGATCCGGCACGGCTGCGAGCGCGCGCTGGTGCGGGTCGCGGTGGTCAACGACGACCGCGAGCTGACCGTCGAGCTCGAGATCACGGCGGGCCGCGCGAACCGCGCCCGGGTCAACCGCGGCGCGGTCGGCCGGCCGCGAGACGTGCTCGGGATCCTGCGCACGGTGCTGTTCTCGCCGGAGGACTTGGCGCTCGTGCGGGGCGACCCGGGCGAGCGACGCCGGTTCCTCGACGAGCTGCTCGTGCTGCGGGCGCCGCGGTACGCCGGGGTCCGCGCGGACTACGAGAAGGTGTTGAAGCAGCGCAACGCCTTGCTGAAGACGGCGGGTAAACGACGTACGGGCCGCGAAGACCCGTACGCGCTGTCGACGCTGGAAGTCTGGGACGACCACCTTTCGGTGGCGGGCGCGGAGCTGCTGGCCGCGCGCCTGAACCTCGTCGCGGACCTCGGGCCGCACGCGGCCGCGGCGTACATGGGGGTGGCGCCCGACTCCCGGCCGGCGAAGATCGCGTACCGGTCGTCGCTGGGTGCCGCCCTGCCGGAGACGTACGGCGTACCGGACGGGGAACGCGCGCAACCCGACGTCCTCAAGGACGTCTTACTCAAGGCGCTCGGTGAAGCCCGGAAGGCCGAACTCGAGCGCGGGATCAGCTTGGTCGGCCCGCACCGGGACGAGCTGGAGCTGATCCTGGGCGAGGCGCCGGCCAAGGGCTACGCGAGCCACGGCGAGTCGTGGTCGTTCGCGCTGGCTCTCCGGCTCGGCAGTTACGAGCTGCTGCGCGGGGAGGCGGGCGAACCGGTGCTGCTGCTCGACGACGTGTTCGCCGAGCTGGACCGCAAGCGCCGGGCCCGGCTGGCCGAAGTGGCGGCGAGCGCCGAGCAGGTGCTGGTGACCGCCGCGGTCGACGAAGACGTGCCCAGCGAGCTGGCCGGCGGCCGGTTCGTGGTGGCGGATGGC
- the gnd gene encoding phosphogluconate dehydrogenase (NAD(+)-dependent, decarboxylating), which produces MVQLGLIGLGKMGFNMRERLRAAGHEVVGYDRNPDVSDTTSLEDLVSKLDGPRIVWIMVPAGEPTRQTVTELGNLLSAGDMVIDGGNSKYTDDKLNADLLAAKEIGYVDCGVSGGVWGKDNGYGLMVGGTAADVERAMPIFDALRPEGPREEGFSHAGDVGAGHYAKMIHNGIEYGMMQAFAEGFELLEAAKVVNDVPAVIKGWQRGTVVRSWLLDLLVRALDEDPELDDLEGYVEDSGEGRWTLEEAINNAVPAPVISAALFARFASRQEHSAAMRAVAALRNQFGGHAVKKVGG; this is translated from the coding sequence ATGGTTCAGCTCGGTCTGATCGGCCTGGGCAAGATGGGCTTCAACATGCGTGAGCGGCTGCGCGCGGCCGGTCACGAGGTGGTCGGCTACGACCGCAACCCGGACGTCTCCGACACGACGTCGCTCGAGGACCTGGTGTCCAAACTGGACGGCCCGCGGATCGTGTGGATCATGGTGCCGGCCGGCGAGCCGACCCGGCAGACCGTCACCGAGCTCGGCAACCTGCTGTCCGCCGGCGACATGGTGATCGACGGCGGCAACTCGAAGTACACCGACGACAAGCTGAACGCCGATCTCCTGGCTGCGAAGGAAATCGGCTACGTCGACTGCGGCGTGTCCGGTGGCGTGTGGGGCAAGGACAACGGCTACGGCCTGATGGTCGGCGGCACGGCCGCCGACGTCGAGCGCGCGATGCCGATCTTCGACGCGCTGCGACCGGAAGGCCCGCGCGAAGAAGGCTTCTCGCACGCCGGCGACGTCGGCGCGGGCCACTACGCGAAGATGATCCACAACGGCATCGAGTACGGCATGATGCAGGCCTTCGCCGAAGGTTTCGAGCTGCTCGAGGCCGCGAAGGTCGTCAACGACGTGCCCGCGGTGATCAAGGGCTGGCAGCGCGGCACGGTCGTCCGGTCCTGGCTGCTCGACCTGCTCGTGCGCGCGCTCGACGAGGACCCGGAGCTGGACGACCTCGAAGGCTACGTCGAGGATTCCGGCGAAGGCCGGTGGACGCTCGAAGAGGCGATCAACAACGCGGTGCCGGCGCCGGTCATCTCGGCCGCGCTCTTCGCGCGGTTCGCTTCGCGCCAGGAGCACTCGGCCGCGATGCGCGCGGTCGCCGCGCTGCGCAACCAGTTCGGCGGGCACGCCGTGAAGAAGGTCGGCGGATAA
- the dnaN gene encoding DNA polymerase III subunit beta: MKIRVERDGLADAVAWVARSLPSRPPVPVLGGVLLDAGPDGDTDALTVSGFDYEVSATVGVPATIADGGRLLVSGRLLADITKALPAQPVEISVDGARATITCGSARFSLPTMPVEDYPQLPSQPAFAGELAGDAFGQAVTQVVVAAGKDDTLPMLTGMRLEISGSSLTLVATDRFRLAMREFTWQPAEGLADAAVLVPARTLAEAAKTLGASGATIRLALASGEGLLGLSGSGRYTTTRLLDAEFPPYRQLLPASHTSRAVIDVSALTESIKRVSLVAERGTQVRLEFGDNSLRLSAGGDDEGSAEEELQVEYEGEPVTIAFNPGYLVDGLGALHSDRAELTFTTPNRPALIKPADAEGNVVPGYLYLLMPVRLPG; this comes from the coding sequence ATGAAGATCCGCGTCGAGCGTGACGGGCTCGCCGACGCCGTCGCGTGGGTGGCCAGAAGCCTCCCCTCCCGGCCTCCCGTGCCGGTTCTCGGCGGTGTCCTCCTCGACGCCGGTCCGGACGGCGACACCGACGCGCTGACCGTCTCGGGCTTCGACTACGAGGTTTCCGCGACGGTGGGTGTCCCGGCGACCATCGCCGACGGCGGCCGCCTGCTGGTCTCCGGCCGCCTCCTCGCCGACATCACCAAGGCGCTGCCCGCGCAGCCGGTCGAGATCTCCGTCGACGGCGCCCGCGCCACCATCACGTGCGGCAGCGCGCGCTTCTCCTTGCCGACCATGCCGGTCGAGGACTACCCGCAGCTGCCGTCCCAGCCCGCCTTCGCGGGCGAGCTCGCCGGCGACGCGTTCGGCCAGGCCGTCACCCAGGTCGTCGTCGCCGCGGGCAAGGACGACACCCTGCCGATGCTGACCGGCATGCGGCTCGAGATCTCCGGCAGCTCGCTGACCCTCGTCGCGACCGACCGCTTCCGGCTCGCCATGCGCGAGTTCACCTGGCAGCCCGCCGAAGGCCTGGCCGACGCCGCGGTGCTCGTCCCGGCTCGCACCCTCGCCGAAGCGGCCAAGACGCTCGGCGCTAGCGGCGCCACCATCCGCCTCGCCCTCGCCAGCGGCGAAGGCCTGCTCGGCCTGTCCGGTTCCGGGCGCTACACGACGACCCGCCTGCTCGACGCGGAATTCCCGCCGTACCGCCAGTTGCTGCCCGCGTCGCACACTTCACGCGCGGTCATCGACGTGTCCGCTCTCACCGAGTCCATCAAGCGCGTTTCGCTGGTGGCGGAGCGGGGGACTCAGGTACGACTGGAGTTCGGGGACAACTCGCTGCGGTTGTCCGCGGGCGGCGACGACGAAGGAAGCGCCGAAGAGGAGCTCCAGGTCGAGTACGAAGGTGAGCCGGTGACCATCGCGTTCAACCCGGGTTACCTCGTCGACGGCCTCGGCGCGCTCCACAGCGACCGGGCGGAGCTGACGTTCACCACGCCGAACCGCCCCGCGCTGATCAAGCCCGCCGACGCCGAGGGCAACGTCGTCCCCGGCTACCTCTACCTCCTGATGCCGGTCCGCCTGCCGGGCTGA
- the dnaA gene encoding chromosomal replication initiator protein DnaA, giving the protein MSEHQHNLGVIWEQVVRELSDGTLSPQQRAWMRVTRPIGLLDGTALLAAPSDFAKEAIERGLRGAITDALSRRLGRAISLAVKVDSAEAVAPAPAPRYAPSPGRVENGAAPEPVPSLPANGAPMMPPPRPEPVPPLPPHQAGAAKPDDGDDTDEEVDEEGDALAAVHEIWPTFSGQPIAGQPYTAPAQPQTSKTKLNEKYTFDTFVIGASNRFAHAAAVAVAEAPARAYNPLFIWGESGLGKTHLLHAVGHYAQRLFPGMRVRYVSTEEFTNDFINSLRDDRKVAFQRRYRDIDILLVDDIQFLEGKEGTQEEFFHTFNTLHNANKQIVVSSDRPPKRLETLEDRLRTRFEWGLITDIQPPELETRIAILRKKAAQDRLAVPGEVLEFIASRVEANIRELEGALIRVTAFASLNQQPVDVGLAEIVLRDLIPDSHAPEITAPTIMGVTAEFFDVTLDDLCGPGKTKALATARQIAMYLCRELTDMSLPKIGQTFGGRDHTTVMHADKKIRKEMAERRRIYDQVQELTSRIKQRARQ; this is encoded by the coding sequence GTGTCGGAGCACCAGCACAATCTGGGTGTCATCTGGGAACAGGTGGTACGCGAACTGTCGGACGGGACCCTGTCCCCGCAGCAGCGCGCGTGGATGCGCGTCACCCGCCCGATCGGCCTGCTCGACGGCACCGCCCTGCTGGCGGCCCCCAGCGACTTCGCGAAGGAAGCGATCGAACGCGGCCTGCGCGGCGCGATCACGGACGCGCTTTCCCGGCGGCTCGGCCGCGCCATCTCGCTCGCAGTGAAGGTCGACAGCGCCGAAGCGGTGGCCCCGGCCCCCGCCCCCCGCTACGCGCCGTCACCCGGCCGGGTGGAAAACGGCGCGGCCCCCGAGCCGGTCCCGTCGCTGCCGGCCAACGGCGCGCCGATGATGCCCCCGCCGCGTCCCGAACCGGTTCCGCCGCTGCCGCCGCACCAGGCCGGCGCCGCGAAGCCGGACGACGGGGACGACACCGACGAAGAGGTGGACGAAGAAGGCGACGCGCTCGCCGCCGTCCACGAGATCTGGCCCACGTTCTCCGGGCAGCCGATCGCCGGCCAGCCCTACACCGCGCCGGCGCAGCCGCAGACGTCGAAGACGAAGCTGAACGAGAAGTACACCTTCGACACCTTCGTCATCGGCGCGTCCAACCGCTTCGCGCACGCGGCCGCGGTCGCCGTCGCCGAAGCGCCCGCCCGCGCGTACAACCCGCTCTTCATCTGGGGCGAGTCCGGGCTCGGCAAGACGCACCTGCTGCACGCGGTCGGCCACTACGCGCAGCGGCTCTTCCCCGGCATGCGCGTCCGGTACGTCTCGACCGAAGAGTTCACGAACGACTTCATCAACTCGCTGCGCGACGACCGCAAGGTCGCCTTCCAGCGGCGCTACCGCGACATAGACATCCTGCTCGTCGACGACATCCAGTTCCTGGAAGGCAAAGAAGGTACGCAGGAAGAGTTCTTCCACACCTTCAACACCCTCCACAACGCGAACAAGCAGATCGTCGTCAGCTCCGACCGCCCGCCGAAGCGCCTCGAGACGCTGGAGGACCGGCTGCGGACGCGGTTCGAGTGGGGCCTCATCACCGACATCCAGCCGCCCGAGCTCGAGACGCGCATCGCGATCCTCCGGAAGAAGGCGGCGCAGGACAGGCTGGCGGTGCCCGGCGAGGTCCTGGAGTTCATCGCTTCGCGCGTCGAGGCGAACATCCGGGAGCTCGAAGGCGCGCTCATCCGCGTCACGGCGTTCGCGTCGCTGAACCAGCAGCCGGTCGACGTCGGGCTCGCGGAGATCGTGCTGCGGGACCTGATCCCGGACTCGCACGCGCCGGAGATCACCGCGCCGACCATCATGGGCGTCACGGCCGAGTTCTTCGACGTGACGCTCGACGACCTGTGCGGCCCCGGCAAGACGAAGGCGCTCGCCACGGCCCGCCAGATCGCGATGTACCTCTGCCGCGAGCTGACCGACATGTCGCTGCCGAAGATCGGGCAGACGTTCGGCGGCCGCGACCACACGACCGTCATGCACGCGGACAAGAAGATCCGCAAGGAGATGGCCGAGCGCCGGCGCATCTACGACCAGGTGCAGGAGCTGACGTCGCGCATCAAGCAGCGCGCCCGCCAGTAG
- the rpmH gene encoding 50S ribosomal protein L34 — protein sequence MSKGKRTFQPNNRRRAKTHGFRLRMRTRAGRAILAGRRRKGRAALSA from the coding sequence GTGAGCAAGGGTAAGCGCACCTTCCAGCCGAACAACCGCCGTCGCGCCAAGACGCACGGCTTCCGCCTGCGCATGCGGACGCGTGCCGGCCGGGCCATCCTGGCTGGCCGTCGTCGCAAGGGCCGCGCCGCGCTGTCCGCCTGA
- the rnpA gene encoding ribonuclease P protein component yields MLPAAARLRRSEDFRVVLRRGSRAGRRRLVVHALTTDPSGAADQPSAARAGFVVSKAVGNSVVRHRVSRRLRHLVSAKLGTLPAGTSLVVRALPPSSTASSAELGSDLDAALRRLGLLSSRRPAGDVPRPTRPADATPDHGSAV; encoded by the coding sequence GTGCTGCCGGCTGCCGCACGTCTGCGGCGGAGCGAGGATTTCCGCGTGGTTCTCCGTCGCGGGTCCCGGGCAGGCAGGCGTCGCCTCGTCGTCCACGCACTGACCACGGACCCGTCCGGGGCCGCCGACCAACCGTCGGCGGCCAGGGCGGGTTTTGTGGTGAGCAAGGCCGTCGGCAACTCGGTGGTGCGCCACCGCGTCTCCCGCCGATTGCGTCATCTCGTTTCCGCCAAGCTCGGAACACTGCCCGCCGGCACTTCGTTGGTCGTACGGGCATTACCGCCGTCGTCGACCGCGTCCAGCGCCGAGCTCGGGTCCGATCTCGACGCCGCGCTGCGTCGGCTGGGGCTTCTGTCGTCGCGCCGTCCGGCCGGGGATGTCCCCCGCCCGACGCGTCCCGCGGACGCGACCCCCGACCACGGATCAGCGGTGTGA
- the yidD gene encoding membrane protein insertion efficiency factor YidD: protein MRATPEHDHSHDVEPAPPRPGPVAWVLLLPIKLYRKAISPFLPPACRFYPSCSAYAVEALTRHGAGRGSYLALRRLLRCGPWTPPGRDPVPEEFSWRHRRPETPIEE from the coding sequence ATGCGAGCCACCCCCGAGCACGACCACTCCCACGACGTCGAACCCGCGCCCCCGCGCCCCGGTCCCGTCGCCTGGGTCCTGCTCCTCCCCATCAAGCTCTACCGCAAGGCGATCTCGCCCTTCCTCCCGCCGGCTTGCCGGTTCTACCCGAGCTGCAGCGCGTACGCAGTCGAAGCCCTCACCCGGCACGGTGCCGGCCGCGGCTCCTACCTCGCGCTGCGCCGGCTGCTGCGCTGCGGCCCCTGGACGCCACCCGGCCGCGACCCCGTGCCCGAGGAGTTCTCGTGGCGCCACCGACGACCTGAAACACCGATCGAGGAGTAG
- the yidC gene encoding membrane protein insertase YidC, with protein sequence MLDFIYYPVSFILWCWHKVFGFIFGESTAVAWILGIIFLTFTVRGIMFKPFVNQVRSMKKMQDFAPEMKKIQKKYASDRQRQAQEMQKLQREHGVNPLGSCLPMLLQIPVFIGLNHVLRAFTMPPPGGGPKTENYFFSQHDVESYVNAKLFGVNLGEAVYNGVGVVSGGATNVGFHWSVLPVALPLMIVASIATHLTARHSVARQNAASATPQTAIMNKLTMYIFPLGVLVFGALFPLGLLFYWLANNGWTLMQQRLVYTKIDKEEAARKAEAAEKRASLGPKPGQKPTAPKVGQKPVQQKKNQPAQGGAPKKVAKAGSAHGFAQTTSASDSAKADTTPTETNGQNGSKDNGTDVPGLLKDSTRKSGRKRR encoded by the coding sequence GTGCTCGATTTCATCTACTACCCCGTGTCCTTCATCCTCTGGTGTTGGCACAAGGTCTTCGGGTTCATCTTCGGGGAGTCGACGGCGGTTGCCTGGATCCTCGGCATCATCTTCCTGACGTTCACCGTCCGCGGCATCATGTTCAAGCCGTTCGTGAACCAGGTCCGGTCGATGAAGAAGATGCAGGACTTCGCGCCGGAGATGAAGAAGATCCAGAAGAAGTACGCGAGCGACCGGCAGCGCCAAGCGCAGGAGATGCAGAAGCTCCAGCGCGAGCACGGCGTCAACCCGCTCGGCAGCTGCCTGCCGATGCTGCTCCAGATCCCGGTCTTCATCGGCCTGAACCACGTCCTGCGCGCGTTCACCATGCCGCCGCCCGGTGGCGGGCCGAAGACCGAGAACTACTTCTTCAGCCAGCACGACGTCGAGTCCTACGTCAACGCGAAGCTCTTCGGCGTCAACCTCGGTGAGGCCGTCTACAACGGTGTCGGTGTCGTCAGCGGCGGGGCCACGAACGTCGGCTTCCACTGGAGCGTGCTCCCGGTCGCGCTGCCCCTGATGATCGTCGCGTCGATCGCCACGCACCTCACCGCGCGGCACTCGGTGGCCCGCCAGAACGCCGCGTCGGCCACCCCGCAGACCGCGATCATGAACAAGCTGACGATGTACATCTTCCCGCTCGGTGTGCTCGTCTTCGGTGCGCTGTTCCCGCTCGGCCTCCTCTTCTACTGGCTGGCGAACAACGGCTGGACCCTGATGCAGCAGCGGCTCGTCTACACGAAGATCGACAAGGAAGAGGCGGCCCGCAAGGCGGAGGCCGCGGAGAAGCGCGCGTCGCTCGGCCCGAAGCCGGGCCAGAAGCCGACCGCGCCGAAGGTCGGTCAGAAGCCGGTCCAGCAGAAGAAGAACCAGCCGGCTCAGGGCGGCGCCCCGAAGAAGGTCGCGAAGGCGGGTTCGGCCCACGGCTTCGCCCAGACGACTTCCGCGAGCGATTCCGCGAAGGCGGACACGACGCCCACCGAGACCAACGGCCAGAACGGCTCGAAGGACAACGGCACCGACGTGCCGGGCCTTCTCAAAGACTCGACCAGGAAGTCGGGCCGGAAGCGCCGCTGA
- a CDS encoding protein jag, translating into MSETIETIDADKDDVTPADGEAGEQKAGGGDDVLVQEGDIAGDYLERLLDLLDYDGDIDLDVEAGRAIVSIDGGEDLEKLVGPRGTVLEALQELTRLAVQQETGSRSRLMLDIAGWRADRREELRELGRSTAESVLQSGERVRLQPMSPFERKVVHDAVATVAGVTSESEGEDPKRRVVIFPES; encoded by the coding sequence ATGTCGGAGACGATCGAGACGATCGACGCCGATAAGGACGACGTGACCCCGGCCGACGGAGAAGCGGGCGAGCAGAAGGCGGGCGGTGGTGACGACGTCCTCGTGCAGGAGGGCGACATCGCCGGCGACTACCTCGAGCGGCTGCTCGATCTGCTCGACTACGACGGCGACATCGACTTGGACGTCGAAGCGGGCCGCGCGATCGTCAGCATCGACGGCGGCGAAGACCTGGAGAAGCTCGTCGGCCCGCGCGGCACCGTGCTCGAGGCGCTGCAGGAGCTGACCCGCCTGGCGGTCCAGCAGGAGACCGGCTCGCGCAGCCGGCTGATGCTGGACATCGCGGGCTGGCGCGCGGACCGTCGCGAGGAGCTCCGCGAGCTCGGCCGCTCGACGGCGGAGTCGGTCCTCCAGAGCGGCGAGCGGGTGCGGCTCCAGCCGATGAGCCCGTTCGAGCGCAAGGTGGTCCACGACGCGGTGGCGACGGTCGCCGGTGTCACCAGCGAGAGCGAGGGCGAAGACCCGAAGCGCCGCGTGGTGATCTTCCCGGAGTCCTGA
- a CDS encoding DUF6886 family protein, with the protein MRPAPGEVLHFSEDPAITRFEPHVAATARQPEAYVWAVDAARAPDYWFPRQCPRVLAWPVETTTAADRAWLGSARVHAIEYGWLPALRSVRLYAYRFAAASFRPFGAEAHAVVSTEPVSPFGPPEPVGDLLALHDEAGIELRVLTNLWPFVDAVSTSSLGFSGIRLRNARPRPGELQR; encoded by the coding sequence ATGCGTCCGGCCCCCGGCGAAGTACTCCACTTTTCGGAAGACCCGGCGATCACCCGCTTCGAGCCGCACGTGGCCGCGACGGCCCGGCAGCCGGAGGCGTACGTGTGGGCGGTCGACGCGGCGCGGGCGCCGGACTACTGGTTTCCGCGACAGTGCCCCCGCGTGCTGGCTTGGCCGGTCGAGACGACCACGGCGGCGGACCGCGCGTGGCTTGGCAGCGCCCGGGTGCACGCGATCGAGTACGGCTGGCTCCCGGCGCTGCGGTCGGTCCGGCTGTACGCGTACCGGTTCGCGGCGGCGTCGTTCCGGCCGTTCGGTGCGGAGGCGCACGCGGTCGTGTCGACCGAGCCGGTCTCCCCGTTCGGACCGCCGGAGCCGGTCGGCGATCTGCTGGCGCTCCACGACGAGGCGGGGATCGAGCTGCGCGTGCTGACCAACCTGTGGCCGTTCGTCGATGCGGTGTCGACGAGCTCGCTCGGCTTCAGCGGGATCCGGTTGCGGAACGCCCGGCCGCGGCCGGGCGAATTACAGCGGTGA
- the rsmG gene encoding 16S rRNA (guanine(527)-N(7))-methyltransferase RsmG — protein MSLDQAAVAVRAAAERVFGEHVDQAAGYVELLERHGVERGLIGPREVERLWERHVLNSAVIGEQMPEGARVVDVGSGAGLPGVPLAIARPDLDIVLLEPMARRVDWLAEVAEKLELPITIVRGRAEERPVRERLGGADIVTARAVAPLARLADWCLPLVRSDGFLVALKGASAADEIDRDGAAIRKAGGADPLIVECGAAVLEVPSTVVKIRRLPAASKPKARSRKR, from the coding sequence GTGAGCTTGGATCAGGCCGCGGTGGCGGTACGGGCCGCGGCGGAGCGGGTGTTCGGTGAGCACGTCGACCAAGCCGCCGGGTACGTCGAACTCCTGGAGCGTCACGGCGTCGAGCGCGGGCTGATCGGGCCGCGTGAGGTCGAGCGGCTGTGGGAACGGCACGTCCTCAACTCGGCCGTCATCGGCGAGCAGATGCCCGAAGGGGCTCGTGTCGTCGACGTCGGCTCGGGAGCGGGGCTTCCGGGAGTACCGCTCGCGATCGCGCGACCGGACCTCGATATCGTCTTGCTTGAACCGATGGCTCGCCGGGTGGACTGGCTGGCCGAGGTGGCCGAGAAGCTGGAACTCCCGATCACCATCGTCCGTGGACGCGCGGAGGAGCGGCCTGTGCGTGAGCGGCTCGGTGGCGCCGACATCGTCACCGCTCGCGCGGTCGCCCCGCTCGCCCGGCTCGCGGACTGGTGTCTGCCGCTCGTTCGTTCCGACGGTTTCCTGGTGGCCCTCAAGGGCGCCAGCGCGGCGGACGAGATCGACCGGGACGGCGCCGCCATCCGCAAGGCCGGCGGGGCCGACCCACTGATCGTCGAATGCGGTGCCGCAGTACTAGAGGTCCCCAGCACGGTCGTGAAGATCCGTCGCCTCCCAGCAGCAAGCAAGCCGAAGGCGCGGAGCAGGAAGCGTTAA